TGCCGGGTATACGGTTCCCAGTTCCCGGATTCGAAATCTGTACCCGTGACGAAGTCGGCCCGGGCGAGCAGCAGGGCTTCGTCCCGGATGATCACCTGCCCTTTATCAAAGGCTTTGCCCGGGGACCAGTTTAGCTGGGAGGCCTCCGTGGGGGGTATCAGGTACCCGAAGCATTTGGGCCAGTCCGGGCACCCCATCCCGCTTCCCGTCATGCGCACCACTGCCCCGGCCAAAATGACCAGATATACGAGTACCAGGGAGGTGCGCGCAAAGCGGATGTAATTTTTCTTCAGCCTGTTACGCATGGTTTTCGGGGGTGTATTTCAAGGCCTCCGGGGTGGGTTCCAACCCGATTTCCCGGCCTTTTCGCAGCATAAACTGCCAGGCGGCCCCGGTTTCATTCGGGATTTCACCTTCCAGGATGGCCTCTTTGATGGCGTCTTTTACCCGGCCGATTTCCGGGGAGGGCTCCAGGTTGAAAGCCGCCATGATCTGATCCCCGCTTACGGGCGGCTGGAAATTCCGTACCCGGTCCCGTTCCTCGACCTCCGCGATTTTCTGCCGCACCTCCCCGAAATTCTCCAGGTAGCGTTTTTGCTTCCGCGGGTTTTTGGTGGTGATATCCGCCTCGCAGAGCGTCATCAGGTCGTCCACATCGTCCCCGGCATCAAAGACGAGCCGCCTCACAGCCGAATCGGTGACGTCGTCTCCGGACAGACCAACCGGGCGGGAACTCATCATCACGAGCTTCCGGACGTATTTCATCTTCTCGTTCAGGGGCAGCCGGAGGCGCCTGAAGATCTTATACACCATCTTGGACCCGACAAATTCATGGCTGTGGAAGGTCCAGCCGACTTTCTTGTCGAACCGCTTGGTGGGGGCCTTCCCGATATCGTGCAGCAGGGCTGCCCAGCGCAACCAGAGGTTGTCTGTGTTTTTGGAGATGTTGTCCACAACTTCCAGGGTATGCCAGAAATTGTCCTTGTGGCGCTGCCCTTCTTTTTCCTCAATTCCCTGGAGGGCGACGAGCTCGGGGAGGATATGCCGTAGCAAGCCGGTTTTAAATAGGAGTCCAAGGCCCACAGACGGTTTTTCCGTGAGTAATATTTTATTAAGCTCCTCCACGATGCGTTCCATGGAAACGATGCGGAGGCGTTCGTGCTGGGAGGCGATCGCATTGAGGGAATCCCGTTCGATGCGAAAGCCGAGTTGTGCGGCAAACCGGATGGCCCGGATCATGCGCAGCGGATCGTCGCTGTAGGTTTCGGCCGGGGCGAGGGGCGTTCGGATAAGCCCGGCCTCCAGGTCGTCCATCCCTCCGAACGGGTCCAGCAACCTACCGAAGTCTTCGGGGTTCAGGGACAGCGCCAGGGCGTTGATGGTAAAATCCCGTCGCTTCTGGTCGTCTTCCAGGCTTCCGTCCTCCACGGCCGGTTTCCGGCTGTCCCGGTTGTAACTCTCCTTGCGGGCCCCGACAAACTCCAGCTCCAGTTCGCCGTGCCGGACCATGGCGGTCCCGAAATTCCGAAATACGCTCACCCTGGGCTTCCCGGGGAGACCGGCGGCCAATTTCTCCGCCAGGGCAATCCCGCTGCCCACGGCCACGATGTCGATATCCTTTTTCTGTTCGCGGCCCAGGAAATAGTCGCGGACAAACCCGCCGATCACATAGGTCTCCAGGGATAGTTCCCTGGCCGTATCGGAGAGTTTCTTAAATATGGGATGATCCAGGGCTTCTCTGTAATAGGGCTCGGACATAGTTATTTTCTGATCACCTGCACCTGTCCGTCTGCCTTCAGCCGGATAATGGAGGAAGGCGTGCGGAGCTCGGTTTCCTGTTGCAAAGGTACCACATAGTCCACACCATTTAAAATATCCGGGGCGATCCCGGAAAAGGAATCAGGCGTCGGCTGCCCTGCCAGGTTGGCCGAGGTCGAAACCAGGGGTTTGCGGAAGCGCCGGAGCAGCTCGCGGCAAAAGTTGTCCGATGCAATGCGTACCGCCAGCGAGTTGTCTGCGGCCACCAGGTTCGGCGCCACACCCTGCGGGTTGTCATATACGATCGTAACGGGCTTTTCGGAGAGGTCCATAATGTCCCAGGCCACGTCCGGGACTTCCGGGATGAGCTGTTCGAGCTGCCGCCCGGACCCCACCAGGCAGATGAGCGCCTTGCTGTCCGGCCGTTGTTTCAGGGTGTAGACCCGGGCAACGGCTTCCGGGTTTGTGGCGTCGCACCCAATGCCCCAGACCGTATCGGTCGGATACAGGATCAGCCCCCCGGATTCAAGAACTTGCAGGCAGTTGTCCAATATATTCTTCATAGCGGTTTTCATCGCGTACCCCCTGTTTTGCCGGATACCCGGTTATAGGGGGTGCAGGCCGAAATATTCGGTTAGTTGCTCCCACTGTACGCGGTTTTTGTCTTTATTGATATTCGTTTTTTTCAATGAAGTTTTCTGGGAACCGAGGATGGGGACGGGTTCCCCTGAAGCCTCCAGGGCAGCCCGGACCCGGGTGCCTGCCAGGAGCCCCATAACCTTGAACCAGAGATCGTCGGCCCGCGGGCTGAGCTTTAGGAATAATTGCCGGTCCTGAACCCGGGGGTCCAGGGAGCCCGGCGGGTAGAGCACGCCCCCCGCACCAACTGCCATAAACGCCTTGGGGTTGCTGCCGCCGTCCGGGGGCACTACCCACTGCGGGTAGGGGAGCAGCGTCCCGTCTTCCGCATAGCGGATGTATCGAATCTGATGCCCGACGATGTCCTTCGGATATTCCAGATGCGTCCGGTAGAGCTTTTCCAGCCAGCCCGGCGGGTACATCAAGTCGTCGTCGCAGGTAACAATGGGGTTGCCGGGGAATTCCTCCAGGCTGTGGATCAGTTTTTTATGCGGGCAGGTGAGCGGGCTGAAAGCAATCCGGAAACGTCCGTGTTCCAGGGATTTCAGGCTATCCGGTATGTGCCCCTGCAGGGATTCCGGGAGCCAAAGTACAATTTGCTCCGGCAGCAAACGCTGTTTCAGCAAGCTCCGGATGACCAGGTCTACCGATCGGATCCGCTCGGGGATAGAGGTAAGGGACACCACAAGCGGGGCTTCCGGCTGGCTGGAATTTTTCAGCTTTTTAACCGGAGTGGCCCGCAACCGGAATTGGCGGTACAGCGATTTCGGGATTTCCTTTACTTTCATCTCAGGTCGGTTTCCGGAAAATTCCGGGCAATTTCCAGGCTTCGGACAAAAATATGCAATATGCGTTCGTTATTTTTGCTTTTGCGTATTTTCGATTATGGATCAACCAAAAATATCGGTAATCATCAGCACCTTCAATGCCGAGAAATGGCTGGAAAAAGTGCTGATCGGCTTCAATTGCCAGTTGTTCAGGGACTTTGAGGTTGTCATTGCGGATGACGGCTCCCGGGAGGCCACCCGGGAACTGATTGACCGGATGCGGGGGGAGGTGTTCTACGACATCCTCCACGTTTGGCAGGAGGATGACGGATTCCAGAAATCCCGGATATTGAACAAGGCGCTGCTGGCCTGCCGGGCAGCGTACATCATCATGACCGACGGGGATTGCATCCCGCGAAACGATTTTGTACAGGTCCACCACTTCAACAAGGAAAAGGGATGTTTTATTTCCGGGGGCTATTACATGCTCCCGATGAATATCTCCCTGGCCATTACCCGGGAGGATATCGAGAAGCAACGCTGCTTCAATATCCACTGGCTCAAGGAACAGGGAATCCCGAAGACTTTCAAGAACACGAAACTGATCGTCAGGGGGTTGGCTTCCAGGCTCTTCAACCGGCTCACCCCCACCAATGCCAGTTGGAACGGGCACAATTCATCGGGCTGGAAAAAGGACATCCTGAATGTCAATGGTTTTGACGAGCGCATGCAGTACGGGGGGCAGGACCGGGAACTGGGCGAGCGGCTGGTAAACTTCGGAATCCGGCCGAAACAATTGCGCTACAGCGCGGTGTGTGTACACCTGGACCACAAGCGGGGGTACAAGACGCCGGAGACACTGGCCAAGAACGCGGCGATACGAAAGGAAACGCGCCGCGGCAGGCACGTCTGGACGCACTACGGCATCAACAAGTAGTAGGCCAGCTCATTTTTCTGTTCGAGCTTCTTCAATTCCCGGTATCGCTCCAGGACGCCCAGTGCGTTCAGGTAACAGATGACCATACCCTTTCGGCCGTCCAGGATCCCGAGGCGGAGTATATAGTGGTTAAAGAATTTCCACAGGGGCTTCAACATCATAAAGAAGTAATTAAAGCCTTTCTCCCTGAAAAAATCTTCCCGCGCCTTCAGCCGGCCGTAATGCAGCATTTTAGACCGGTAGTCTTCGTAGTTCTTATAGCAGTAATGGATCAGGCGCTCCTGCAGGATTCCCGAAGACCCGTCTACTTCCAGGGTTTCGTGAACGATTTTCCGGTCCGTGAACCGGGCTTTGCTCCGTCGGAACAGGCGGTAGTTTTTATCGGTCTGCCAGCCGCTGAACCTTAGCGGTTTGCCGGCAAACATAAATTGCCGGTAAAACCAGAAGGCTGCGTGGTCGGTATTGCCTGCAATGGTATCCTGGATTTCCCGGCGCAAGGCCCCGGGTACTACCTCATCCGCATCCAGGAACAGGACCCAGTCGTTGGAGGCCTGGGTCAGCGCAAAGGATTTCTGCAGGGTGAAATTTTCGAAGGGATGCTGGATTACCCGAACATTGGGTTGTTCCAGCAGGTATTCGTACGTGCCGTCCGTACTGAAGGAATCCACTACCACAATTTCATCCGCAAAGGCAATCGATTCCAGGCATCGCTCAATATACCCGATTTCGTTGTAGGTGATAATGAGCGCGGTCAACCGGGTGTTACCTTCGGCCTTATTCATGGGTGCGTACGATTCCGATTACTTTCAGAGAACGAAAAAAAGCATTCTCAAAGTATGAACAAAATGAATTTTTATTTTTTGCGAACCTGGGAGGTTTTTGGGAGTGGCGTTGTTATATCGGCAACAACGGGCCGGAAATCAAGCGGAGTTGTAAATGGGGCGACGGGAAATGCCACGTGTAGTGAAGCCGCTCCCTATTGCTGAGGGGTCAGGGCGCTTACCAGGAAGCCTTTTTTACTGAGGCGGGGCAGACTGTACTGTGCGGCCCGGTACTCCCGTTCAATCAATCGAAGCACGCGGTAGCGCTGTACGTCTTCCAGGGCGCCGAGAAAGCAAATAACCAACCCGCGGTAGCCGTCCAGGAAGCCCAGCCGGCAAATGAAATTGAAGAGGAACCTCCAGAGGGGTTTGACCACCCATTTCAGGTAGGTGAATCGACGGTTTTTCCGGAACGCCTCCAGGGCTTTCATCTGGCCGTAGAGTTGCATTTTGCCCTTGTAATCGGAATACCCCTGGTAACAGTAATGAATCATTCGCTCGGAGAGGCAGGCGGTTTGGCCTTCCACTTCCAGGCGCTCGTGGACAATCCGTTCGGAGGAATAACGTGCTTTGCTGCGGCGGAAGAGCCGGATGTTCTTATCGGTCTGCCAGCCGCTGAACCGGAGCGGTTTGCCGCAAAACATGAATTTGCGGTAGAACCAATACGCATTTGTTTCGTTCCCGGGATTCGAAAGCTCGCCGAGGATTTCATCCCGGAGGCCCGCCGGGATTCGTTCGTCCGCATCGATGAACAGGACCCAGTCGTGGCGGGCGTGCATCAGTGCAAAATTCTTCTGGGCGGTAAAATTCCTGAAGGCATGGCGAATGACGCGTACCCGGGGATGGGCCTGCAGGTACTCATAGGTGCCGTCCGTACTGTAGGAGTCCACCACGACGATTTCCGATACAAAATCGATACTTTCGATGCAGGCTGCTATCTGTTCGATTTCGTTGTAGGTAATGATGAGTGCGGATATCTCGGGTGTTTCCTTCTGAGGGACACGCATATCGGGATGGATTTAAGGGCTGCCTAGTTATAACAGCAAATCGGCCCGATTAGTATAATTTTTGCCAAAAAAGAGCTTCCCCGGCGCTGTATTTCCGGAACGCCCGGTCCTACCGGGGCCCCTGTGAACGGCCCTTTTGCCTCAGACCGCGACGTCGTATTCCCGGAGCGCGTCGTTCAGGGAGGTCTTCTTGTCCGTACTCTCCTTGCGCTGCCCGATGATCAGCGCACAGGACACCTGGTAGGTCCCGGCCGGGAATTCCTTGGTATAGCTGCCGGGGATTACTACGGAACGGGCGGGAACGCGACCTTTGTATTCCACAGGGGATGCCCCACTGACATCGATGATCCGCGTGGATGCCGTGAGCACCACGTTGGCCCCGAGTACGGCTTCCCGTTCCACCCGCACGCCTTCTACAACAATGGACCGGCTGCCGATAAAGGCATTGTCCTCGATGATGACCGGGGCGGCCTGGAGGGGTTCCAGGACCCCGCCGATCCCGACGCCGCCGCTCAGGTGAACGTTCTTCCCGATCTGTGCGCAACTGCCCACTGTGGCCCAGGTATCCACCATCGTACCCTGGTCCACATAAGCGCCAATATTCACGTAACTGGGCATCAGGATCGTCCCCCCGGCAATGTATGCACCGTGGCGGGCTACTGCATGGGGAACCACGCGGATGCCTTTTTCGCGATACCCTTTCTTAAGGGGAATCTTGTCGTGGTATTCAAAAATCCCGGCTTCCAGGGTTTCCATTTTCTGGATGGGGAAATACAGTACGACGCCTTTCTTTACCCATTCCTGGACTTCCCAGCCGTCAGGCCCCGGGTTGGCGCAGCGCAATTCCCCGGCATCGAGCAGGTCGATGACCTCCCGGATCGCTTGTTGTGTTTCTGCTTCCTTGAGCAATTCCCGGTTTTCCCAGGCGGCTTCGATCTTGGTTTTTAACGTGTCCATCGGGTCTTTAGAATTTGCGCAAAGATAGCTGCTGTTGCCCAATTGTCCTGCCGGATTTATACCTGTAACGATTTATCCGTTATTTTTGCCAAAAAATTTATTTGGGCAGGATACTCGCTTTGGACTATGGGCAGAAACGAACCGGCATTGCCGTGACCGACCCGTTGCAGATGATCGCTTCCGGACTGACCACAGTACAGACCCCGGAATTGCTGGATTTCCTGGAAAGCTATATGGGGGAGGAGCAGGTGGAACGAATTGTGATCGGGGAGCCGCGTCGGATGGATAACAGCCCGTCCGGGATCGAAGCCGAAATCCGCAGCTTTATTGAGCGTATAAAAAAACGTTTTCCGGATCTACCCCTGAGCCGGCAGGACGAACGGTTCAGCTCGCAAATGGCGGTCCGGGCCATGATAGAAGGAGGGATGAAGAAAAAGAAACGACGCGATAAGGCAGCCGTGGACAAAATCAGCGCCACCCTGATCCTGCAATCGTATTTAAGCAGCAAAGAATTATGATCTTACCAATAGTCGCATACGGAGACCCGGTACTGCGCAGGAAATGCGAAGCGATTGGGCCGGAATACCCGGAACTCGCCACCCTGATCGAGAATATGTGGGAAACTATGTACCAGGCCAACGGAGTGGGGCTGGCAGCCCCCCAGGTGGGCCGGCCCATCCGGCTGTTCCTGGTCGACACCTCGCCCTTTGCGGAGGACGAGGATTTCTCCCCCGAGGAGCAGGAAAAGCTCCGGGCGTTCAAGCGCGTTTTTATCAATGCGCAGATGCAGGAGGAGACCGGGAAGAAATGGGCTTTCAACGAGGGTTGCCTGAGTATCCCGGATATCCGCGAGGACGTCACCCGGCAGGACACGATTACCCTCCGCTATCAGGATGCGGAATTCAAGGAGCATACGGAGACCTTTGACGGGTTGTTGGCCCGGGTCATCCAGCACGAGTACGACCACATTGAGGGGATCCTTTTTACGGATCACATCTCCTCCCTGAAAAAGCGCCTGCTCAAGGGGAAACTGACCAACATTTCCAAAGGGAAGGTACAGATTGATTATAAGATGCGGTTCCCGGCCGTAAAACGGGGGCGGTAGACTTAATTTTTAGCATATTTGCAGCCGAAAATCACTTTATGAGTTTAGATAAGATATTGTCCATCGCCGGAAAGCCGGGCCTGTTTCGTCTGGTAACGCAAACCCGTTCCGGCTTTGTGGCCGAATCCCTGGCTGACGGGAGGAAGATCAGCGTCGGGATGACCGGCAATGTAAGCGTCCTCTCCGAAATTGCCATCTACACACTGGATGAGGAGCTGCCGCTTCGGGAGGTTTTTGCCAGGATCCAGAAGAAGGAGGACGGGGGCAACACCTCCATCAACCACAAGGCGGGAAAACTTGAGCTCGAGGAATATTTCTTTGAGGTGCTTCCGAATTACGACGAGGACCGCGTCTACACGAGCGACATCCGCAAGGTGATCCAATGGTACAACCTGTTGCTGGACAACGGTTTTGAAGATTTTTCGGACCCGGACGCTGCTGAGGAGGGCCAGGAAGCGGATGCAGACGGGAGCGGACCTGCCCCCGCAAACACACCCGGGAAGAAAGGATAGACCCCGGCGACGTATGGGAAACCCCTGTTGAACCGCATGGCCGATCCGGGAAAAGAGCAGGTCGACCCCCGCAGACAGGGGGCATAATTCCCTATATTTAGCGGAGAAACCGCTAATACGTTTAAAATGTTTGCCAAATTCTTTGTGCGCAGGGCCTTGCTGCTGCTCACCGGGTTATTTCTCCTGACTGCTCATTCCCAGAATTCAGGGAAGGATTCCACCGAAAAAGATACCGCCGGAAAGAAAGAGGAAGGCCTCCCCCTGGAGCCGTCCCGCAAAATTTCCTTTCAGGCCCAACAGGGAACCTGGATCTCATTGGATGTCAGCCCGGACGGGCAAACGATTGCCTTTGACCTGATGGGCGATATTTACACCATCCCGGCAACCGGGGGCACGGCCACCGCCCTGACCCGGGGCCTGCCTTATGAGGTGCATCCGCGGTTCAGCCCGGACGGCAAGTCCCTGTTGTATATTTCCGACAAAAGCGGCTCCGAGAATATCTGGATCATGGACCTGGAATCCCGGGAGGAAACCCAGCTTACAAAATCGGAGAACAAACACTACTTCTCAGCGGACTGGTCGCCGGACGGGACCTATGTGGTAGGGGCTGCCGGACGCCGCAACATCAAATTGCACCTGTATCACAGGGAGGGTGGCGGCGGGAGCCAGTTGCTGGACAAACCCGAGAATCTCAAAACCATCGACCCGGCCTTTTCCCCGGATGGCAAACGCATCTACTTCTCCCGGCGGACGGGCGCCTGGAATTACAATGCCCAACTGCCCCAATACCAGATAGGTACCTATGATATGGAGGACGGCGGCTCGGCGGTAATCACCTCCCGATACGGGTCGGCTTTTACCCCCACGCCCAGCCCGGACGGGAAATGGCTGGTGTTCGGGAGCCGCTATGAAGAACACACCGGGCTGCGGCTGCGCAACCTGGAAACCGGGGAGGAGCGCTGGCTCGCCTACCCGGTGCAGCGGGATGAACAGGAATCCATCGCCCCGCTGGGGGTACTCCCGGCCATGGCCTTTTCCCCGGATAGCAAAGAGCTCTTCCTCTCCTATGGCGGGAAGATCCGGGCCCTGTCCATTGCGGACAATTCCGTTCGCGAAATACCCTTTACAGCCCCGGTCTCCCTGGACCTGGGCCCGCGCCTGGATTTCAAATACCCGATTTCCGACGCCCCGGAACTCCCCGTAACGCAGATCCGGGATGCCGTTCCCTCCCCGGACGGGAAACACCTGGCCTTTACGGCCCTCAACCGGCTCTATGTGATGGAGCTCCCGGACGGGGCCCCCCGGCGACTCACCGACCACGAATTTACCGAGGCGCAACCGGCCTGGTCCCCGGATGGGGGCGAACTGGTTTTTTCAGGCTGGCAACCCGGCGGGGGGCACCTCTACAAGGTCCGCACTGACGGGCGCGGGGGAGCGCGTGCCATAACCCGCGTCCCGGGTATCTATTCCCAGCCGGCCTGGTCCTACAACTCGGACCGCATCGTATTCCTACGGGGCTATGCCCAGGCTTATGACGAAGGGACGGGCCCGAACACCAGGGGCAGCCGGGAAGACCTGGTCTGGATCCCGTCCGATGGCGGGGCGCAAACGCTGATCGACAAATCAGAGGGTCGGACAACCCCGCATTTTACCAGGGGGGACGACCG
This genomic window from Robiginitalea biformata HTCC2501 contains:
- a CDS encoding CCA tRNA nucleotidyltransferase encodes the protein MSEPYYREALDHPIFKKLSDTARELSLETYVIGGFVRDYFLGREQKKDIDIVAVGSGIALAEKLAAGLPGKPRVSVFRNFGTAMVRHGELELEFVGARKESYNRDSRKPAVEDGSLEDDQKRRDFTINALALSLNPEDFGRLLDPFGGMDDLEAGLIRTPLAPAETYSDDPLRMIRAIRFAAQLGFRIERDSLNAIASQHERLRIVSMERIVEELNKILLTEKPSVGLGLLFKTGLLRHILPELVALQGIEEKEGQRHKDNFWHTLEVVDNISKNTDNLWLRWAALLHDIGKAPTKRFDKKVGWTFHSHEFVGSKMVYKIFRRLRLPLNEKMKYVRKLVMMSSRPVGLSGDDVTDSAVRRLVFDAGDDVDDLMTLCEADITTKNPRKQKRYLENFGEVRQKIAEVEERDRVRNFQPPVSGDQIMAAFNLEPSPEIGRVKDAIKEAILEGEIPNETGAAWQFMLRKGREIGLEPTPEALKYTPENHA
- a CDS encoding L-threonylcarbamoyladenylate synthase, which codes for MKNILDNCLQVLESGGLILYPTDTVWGIGCDATNPEAVARVYTLKQRPDSKALICLVGSGRQLEQLIPEVPDVAWDIMDLSEKPVTIVYDNPQGVAPNLVAADNSLAVRIASDNFCRELLRRFRKPLVSTSANLAGQPTPDSFSGIAPDILNGVDYVVPLQQETELRTPSSIIRLKADGQVQVIRK
- a CDS encoding glycosyltransferase; amino-acid sequence: MKVKEIPKSLYRQFRLRATPVKKLKNSSQPEAPLVVSLTSIPERIRSVDLVIRSLLKQRLLPEQIVLWLPESLQGHIPDSLKSLEHGRFRIAFSPLTCPHKKLIHSLEEFPGNPIVTCDDDLMYPPGWLEKLYRTHLEYPKDIVGHQIRYIRYAEDGTLLPYPQWVVPPDGGSNPKAFMAVGAGGVLYPPGSLDPRVQDRQLFLKLSPRADDLWFKVMGLLAGTRVRAALEASGEPVPILGSQKTSLKKTNINKDKNRVQWEQLTEYFGLHPL
- a CDS encoding glycosyltransferase family 2 protein — encoded protein: MDQPKISVIISTFNAEKWLEKVLIGFNCQLFRDFEVVIADDGSREATRELIDRMRGEVFYDILHVWQEDDGFQKSRILNKALLACRAAYIIMTDGDCIPRNDFVQVHHFNKEKGCFISGGYYMLPMNISLAITREDIEKQRCFNIHWLKEQGIPKTFKNTKLIVRGLASRLFNRLTPTNASWNGHNSSGWKKDILNVNGFDERMQYGGQDRELGERLVNFGIRPKQLRYSAVCVHLDHKRGYKTPETLAKNAAIRKETRRGRHVWTHYGINK
- a CDS encoding glycosyltransferase family 2 protein, encoding MNKAEGNTRLTALIITYNEIGYIERCLESIAFADEIVVVDSFSTDGTYEYLLEQPNVRVIQHPFENFTLQKSFALTQASNDWVLFLDADEVVPGALRREIQDTIAGNTDHAAFWFYRQFMFAGKPLRFSGWQTDKNYRLFRRSKARFTDRKIVHETLEVDGSSGILQERLIHYCYKNYEDYRSKMLHYGRLKAREDFFREKGFNYFFMMLKPLWKFFNHYILRLGILDGRKGMVICYLNALGVLERYRELKKLEQKNELAYYLLMP
- a CDS encoding glycosyltransferase family 2 protein, producing the protein MRVPQKETPEISALIITYNEIEQIAACIESIDFVSEIVVVDSYSTDGTYEYLQAHPRVRVIRHAFRNFTAQKNFALMHARHDWVLFIDADERIPAGLRDEILGELSNPGNETNAYWFYRKFMFCGKPLRFSGWQTDKNIRLFRRSKARYSSERIVHERLEVEGQTACLSERMIHYCYQGYSDYKGKMQLYGQMKALEAFRKNRRFTYLKWVVKPLWRFLFNFICRLGFLDGYRGLVICFLGALEDVQRYRVLRLIEREYRAAQYSLPRLSKKGFLVSALTPQQ
- a CDS encoding 2,3,4,5-tetrahydropyridine-2,6-dicarboxylate N-succinyltransferase, which produces MDTLKTKIEAAWENRELLKEAETQQAIREVIDLLDAGELRCANPGPDGWEVQEWVKKGVVLYFPIQKMETLEAGIFEYHDKIPLKKGYREKGIRVVPHAVARHGAYIAGGTILMPSYVNIGAYVDQGTMVDTWATVGSCAQIGKNVHLSGGVGIGGVLEPLQAAPVIIEDNAFIGSRSIVVEGVRVEREAVLGANVVLTASTRIIDVSGASPVEYKGRVPARSVVIPGSYTKEFPAGTYQVSCALIIGQRKESTDKKTSLNDALREYDVAV
- the ruvX gene encoding Holliday junction resolvase RuvX; amino-acid sequence: MGRILALDYGQKRTGIAVTDPLQMIASGLTTVQTPELLDFLESYMGEEQVERIVIGEPRRMDNSPSGIEAEIRSFIERIKKRFPDLPLSRQDERFSSQMAVRAMIEGGMKKKKRRDKAAVDKISATLILQSYLSSKEL
- the def gene encoding peptide deformylase, producing MILPIVAYGDPVLRRKCEAIGPEYPELATLIENMWETMYQANGVGLAAPQVGRPIRLFLVDTSPFAEDEDFSPEEQEKLRAFKRVFINAQMQEETGKKWAFNEGCLSIPDIREDVTRQDTITLRYQDAEFKEHTETFDGLLARVIQHEYDHIEGILFTDHISSLKKRLLKGKLTNISKGKVQIDYKMRFPAVKRGR
- a CDS encoding DUF5606 family protein; protein product: MSLDKILSIAGKPGLFRLVTQTRSGFVAESLADGRKISVGMTGNVSVLSEIAIYTLDEELPLREVFARIQKKEDGGNTSINHKAGKLELEEYFFEVLPNYDEDRVYTSDIRKVIQWYNLLLDNGFEDFSDPDAAEEGQEADADGSGPAPANTPGKKG